A window of Thermoproteus sp. genomic DNA:
CTAAGGAGACGCTCCACGATCCTCCTCCCCTCTCCCGCTAGGAACTCCCCGAGGCGTTGAAGCATGGCCCTCGTGTCTTCGAATCCGAAATCGTGGGTCAACACCACTAGGTGGGGCGGATGGGGTATTCTATCCACGACCCCGACGCCGGGGGCGCCCGGCTTGACCCTCACCTCTATGCCCCCGCCGTAGAACTCCGCAATTACGTCCCCCAGACCCGTCCCCATGGAGACCTCGACCTCGTGGGCGATGCGGGCCGCGTCGAGGAGGGAGGAGCCTCTCGCCGCCGCGACGCCCAAAGCGGCGCCGAGCGCCACGGCTCCGCTGACTCCGTACCCCACGCCTAGAGGGACCGGCGACCTATAGACAACGCGGGCCGAGAAGCCCATCCTCCCCAGGACCGCCTCGATGTGGGGAAGCCGAGGCAGAGATGTGGGGCCGGCGGGGCCTATATCTACGACCACGCCTGGCCTCAACACCACGCCGGCCCCCACCGAGCCCGTAAGGGCGGGGGAGTCAGTGTAGACGGGGAACCACATGGACGTCACGTGTAGCGGCACTAATACTCTGGCCTTCATGGCTCCCGGCCGGCCGCCGGCCTAGACGCGGAGAGGCGGCTATAGACGGAGCGACCCACGTGGGGAATTGTTGGCCTATTTAAATTGCGGCTCGCCGTACGTCAGAAGGGCCCCAGTAGGGTTTATAATACGGAAACGCCATTTCCTTATGGACCCAGAGACGGTCCTCGTCAGGTATAGGAAAATAGCGGTGGTGGGGGCCTCGAGGGACCCCTCAAAGTGGGCCCACGTGGTGCCTAAATACCTTATGCAACACGGCTACGAGATCACGCCTGTCAACCCGACGGCCTCGGAGGTGTTGGGCGTCAAGGCCTACCCCAACCTGCTGTCTATTCCCCACGAGGTGGAGGTCGTGCAGGTCTTCAGGCCCAGCGAGGAGGTGCCCAAGATAGTGGAGGAGGTCTTGGAGAGGAAGAAAAGGAGGGGCGACGTGAAGGCGGTCTGGCTCCAGTTGGGCATTAAGGCCCCGCCGGAGGCCAAGAGGAAGCTGGAGGAGGCCGGCATATATCTGGTGGAGGACATGTGTATGATGGAGACCCACGCCCGCCTCTTCGGGGAGAAACCCTTGGAGCCGGAGGCGCCGTGAGGGAGGCGGCCGGGCGCGTTGTGCCTTGTTGCCATGCGCAAAGGCCGGCCCGCCGCAGAGGCGGCACGTCCTATAGGCTGGGGATGGGCGGCTTGTCCTCTACGCCGCGTAGTTCCGGCGTCCCCGCCGCGCGTCCGCAATTAAGCGTCGTCGTGGAGGCGTCTAGATGAGGCGCCCGCTAGGGGGACGCAACGCGCCGGAGTTGCGTTGGCCTTGTTCTCAGTGACCGCGTGGAGCACCAACTATTTGGCGGGCAGATTTCTGGCGCTACACGGCGCCGACCCCCCTCGCCATGTCTCTGGCCAGATTCGCCTTGGCCACCCCGACGGTCTTCGCGCTGGCCGGGTTCCCCCGATACAGGGGGACTGCCGGGCAGGCTCCTCCTCGCTGGACTTTTAGGGACCGCCATGTTTAACGCCGCCCTCTACACCTCGTTGAGGTACATGAGCGTAGCCGCGGCCTCCCTATTCGCGGTGTTAGGGGCCCGTTGACCAACATCCTCGTCTCTCTCCTAGAGGGGACGCCATTGCGCAGATCTGCGCTTGTAGGCGGCGCGCTGTCCCTCGCGGGGGCCTACCTCATACTCGAGCCGTACGTCTCCGTCAAGTCGCTGGCGGGGCCGGCCTTGGCGCTGACCGCCACGTTGTCGTGGTTTTTATATATAATATATGTCAAGAAGATCTACAGGGCATATCCTCCGCGGCGGCCTCTGCGTGGATAAACCTGGCCGGGACCCTCGCCATGGCTCCCCTCACCGCGTTGGCCCGGTTCTAGACGCTCCACGACGCCGAGGCGCTACTGGCCCTTCTGTACGTGGCTTTGATGCCCGGCGCCCTGGCCTACACGGCTTGGAACACGGCGGTGAAGAGGGCCGGGCGTCGCCGCATCTACATTGCCCTGATGCCCGTTATTACGTTGATTATCTCCACCGCGCTCCTCGGAGAGTACGTATCTGGCGCGCAGGCGCTCGGAATGGCCACGGCGATCGGGGCGTGTACCTAGCCCCGCGGGGATCCGCTAGCATAAGACTAGGCGAAAGTAGGGCGAATGGAAGAAGTCCGGCGCCGCCGCGACGTGGAGCCCCGCCAGAGCGACCGCATGACGACGTCGCTGA
This region includes:
- a CDS encoding pantothenate kinase, coding for MKARVLVPLHVTSMWFPVYTDSPALTGSVGAGVVLRPGVVVDIGPAGPTSLPRLPHIEAVLGRMGFSARVVYRSPVPLGVGYGVSGAVALGAALGVAAARGSSLLDAARIAHEVEVSMGTGLGDVIAEFYGGGIEVRVKPGAPGVGVVDRIPHPPHLVVLTHDFGFEDTRAMLQRLGEFLAGEGRRIVERLLRDPTYYSFLELSAQFSRAAGFLTQRLEDAVRPCSKWGDGYYAKKGVLVFLTYEDMADEAARCLSERGLPTRRFRLSHSGAVALQA
- a CDS encoding CoA-binding protein yields the protein MDPETVLVRYRKIAVVGASRDPSKWAHVVPKYLMQHGYEITPVNPTASEVLGVKAYPNLLSIPHEVEVVQVFRPSEEVPKIVEEVLERKKRRGDVKAVWLQLGIKAPPEAKRKLEEAGIYLVEDMCMMETHARLFGEKPLEPEAP
- a CDS encoding EamA family transporter, translating into MPGALAYTAWNTAVKRAGRRRIYIALMPVITLIISTALLGEYVSGAQALGMATAIGACT